Proteins co-encoded in one Bacillus infantis NRRL B-14911 genomic window:
- a CDS encoding acetyl-CoA C-acetyltransferase, with amino-acid sequence MGRTVIISGARTPFGKMGGALSSLTASDLGAAAVKEALKRADVRPEEVGELILGSVLQGGQGQIPSRQAGNKAGLPWEVKTETINKVCASGMRSVTLGDQIIRAGDEEVIVAGGMESMSNAPYLLPKARWGLRMGDSTVKDLMIHDGLSCSFTGVHMGTYGNSTAKEMEISREEQDHWAYRSHQRAVEAIESGRLAEEIVAVEVPQRKGDPLVVKQDEAPRKDTSIEKLAKLAPVFNGDGTITAGNAPGVNDGAAALVLMSEERAEREGKEVQAYILAHTAIAVEAKDFPKTPGLVINELLKKTGKSLDDIDLFEINEAFAAVALTSGKIANLDENKVNVNGGAVAIGHPIGASGARIILTLIYELKRRGGGVGIAAICSGGGQGDAIMIEVPAK; translated from the coding sequence ATGGGAAGAACAGTCATTATTAGCGGAGCACGGACACCTTTTGGAAAAATGGGAGGGGCATTAAGCAGCCTGACTGCCTCTGATTTGGGAGCTGCAGCCGTCAAGGAAGCATTGAAGCGTGCCGATGTCCGTCCTGAAGAGGTTGGGGAGCTGATTCTCGGATCGGTCCTTCAGGGAGGCCAGGGCCAGATACCTTCCCGGCAGGCAGGCAATAAAGCCGGTCTTCCATGGGAAGTTAAAACAGAAACGATCAACAAAGTCTGCGCCTCAGGAATGAGGAGTGTGACGCTTGGCGACCAGATCATCAGGGCCGGTGATGAAGAAGTGATTGTGGCCGGCGGGATGGAATCGATGAGCAATGCGCCATATCTTTTGCCTAAAGCCAGATGGGGCCTGCGGATGGGCGATTCGACTGTGAAGGACCTGATGATTCATGACGGCCTCAGCTGCAGTTTTACAGGCGTCCATATGGGGACTTACGGAAATTCAACGGCAAAGGAAATGGAAATATCGCGGGAGGAACAGGACCATTGGGCATACAGAAGCCACCAGCGGGCTGTCGAAGCGATCGAAAGCGGCAGGCTGGCTGAAGAAATTGTGGCAGTAGAGGTGCCGCAGCGCAAAGGCGATCCGCTTGTCGTAAAGCAGGATGAAGCACCGCGCAAGGATACTTCCATTGAAAAGCTGGCAAAGCTTGCCCCTGTATTCAATGGGGATGGAACGATCACTGCCGGTAACGCACCGGGAGTGAATGACGGCGCAGCCGCACTTGTACTGATGAGTGAGGAGCGGGCTGAACGGGAAGGCAAGGAAGTTCAGGCATATATCCTGGCCCACACGGCAATCGCTGTTGAAGCAAAGGATTTTCCGAAAACACCAGGACTTGTCATCAACGAGCTTTTGAAAAAAACAGGCAAGTCCCTCGATGATATTGACCTGTTTGAAATAAACGAAGCATTCGCTGCAGTTGCCCTGACGAGCGGAAAGATTGCCAATCTGGATGAAAATAAAGTGAATGTGAACGGCGGGGCCGTTGCCATCGGACATCCGATAGGGGCAAGCGGCGCGAGGATTATCCTGACGCTGATTTATGAGCTGAAGCGCAGGGGCGGAGGAGTCGGCATCGCGGCAATCTGCAGCGGCGGCGGCCAGGGAGATGCCATCATGATTGAAGTTCCGGCGAAATAA
- a CDS encoding (Fe-S)-binding protein → MNGLLWINLIAFLLVTAYAVSLFVYVVKTRIEYIKLGKKAEFDKNVKERLGKIWVNVFGQKKLLKDKKSGAIHVMFFYGFILVQFGAIDFIIKGIKPGAHLPLGPLYPGFTFFQEIVTLMILVAVLWAFHRRYVEKLVRLKRNFKAGLVLIFIGGLMLSVLLGNGMSMIWHGHEGTWTEPVASLIAGAFSGIGETASIVIFYISWWIHLLFLLAFLVYVPQSKHAHLIAGPANVYFDRTENAGKLKKIDFEDESQESFGVGKIEDFNQLQMIDFYACVECGRCTNMCPATGTGKMLSPMDLILKLRDHLTNHGAAVTSRQPWVPTFAFSNTKGNQLALAAAGKGAEEAAAGLAYSPSLIGDVITEEEIWACTTCRNCEDQCPVMNEHVDKIIDLRRYLVLTEGKMDADAQRAMTNIERQGNPWGLNRKEREDWREAREDVSVPTVKEMKKSGEEFEYLFWVGSMGSYDNRSQKIALSFARLLNEAGVKFAILGNKEKNSGDTPRRLGNEFLFQELATKNIEEFEKNEVKKIVTIDPHAYNIFKNEYPDFGLEAEVYHHTELLAELVKEGRLKPQFDVNETITFHDSCYLGRYNEVYDPPREILKSIPGVKLVEMERNRETGMCCGAGGGLMWMEEETGHRVNVARTEQALAVNPSVISSGCPYCLTMLSDGTKAKEAEETVQTYDVAELLEKAVIGEPQTLVS, encoded by the coding sequence ATGAATGGATTACTATGGATCAACTTAATTGCGTTCCTGCTTGTAACCGCTTACGCAGTCAGCCTGTTTGTCTATGTGGTTAAAACCAGAATTGAATATATTAAGCTCGGCAAGAAAGCGGAGTTTGATAAAAACGTCAAAGAACGCCTGGGGAAAATATGGGTGAATGTCTTTGGCCAGAAAAAACTCCTGAAGGACAAGAAGAGCGGGGCCATCCACGTTATGTTCTTCTATGGATTCATCCTTGTCCAATTCGGGGCGATCGATTTTATCATCAAAGGAATTAAGCCTGGGGCGCATCTGCCGCTTGGGCCGCTGTATCCCGGGTTCACTTTCTTCCAGGAAATTGTGACGCTGATGATTCTTGTCGCCGTTCTCTGGGCTTTCCACCGCCGCTATGTGGAGAAGCTTGTCCGTCTGAAGCGCAACTTCAAGGCAGGGCTTGTTCTCATCTTCATCGGCGGACTGATGCTGTCCGTTCTCCTTGGAAACGGTATGAGCATGATCTGGCACGGCCATGAGGGGACATGGACAGAGCCGGTTGCTTCGCTGATAGCCGGGGCATTTTCAGGGATCGGGGAGACAGCCAGCATCGTCATCTTCTATATTTCCTGGTGGATCCACCTGCTGTTCCTCCTCGCTTTCCTGGTCTATGTACCGCAGTCCAAGCACGCTCATTTGATTGCCGGGCCTGCAAATGTGTACTTTGACCGGACCGAGAATGCCGGGAAGCTGAAGAAAATCGACTTTGAAGATGAGTCACAGGAATCATTCGGAGTCGGCAAAATCGAGGATTTCAACCAGCTGCAGATGATCGACTTCTACGCATGTGTGGAATGCGGCCGCTGTACGAATATGTGCCCTGCGACAGGTACAGGCAAGATGCTGTCGCCAATGGATTTGATTCTGAAGCTGCGCGACCATCTGACAAACCATGGGGCCGCCGTAACATCAAGGCAGCCATGGGTTCCGACCTTTGCTTTCTCTAATACGAAAGGCAACCAGCTTGCACTGGCAGCTGCAGGGAAAGGTGCCGAAGAAGCGGCAGCCGGCCTTGCATACAGCCCAAGCCTGATCGGCGATGTCATTACAGAAGAAGAAATCTGGGCCTGTACGACTTGCCGGAACTGTGAAGACCAATGTCCGGTCATGAATGAGCATGTGGACAAAATCATCGACCTGCGTCGTTATCTTGTTCTCACAGAAGGAAAAATGGATGCGGATGCACAGCGTGCGATGACCAATATTGAACGCCAGGGCAATCCATGGGGCTTGAACCGGAAAGAGCGCGAGGACTGGCGCGAGGCAAGGGAAGATGTATCCGTCCCGACTGTGAAGGAAATGAAGAAATCCGGCGAAGAATTCGAATATCTCTTCTGGGTCGGCAGTATGGGTTCCTATGATAACCGGAGCCAGAAAATCGCTTTATCATTTGCAAGGCTCCTTAATGAAGCCGGTGTGAAATTTGCGATCCTTGGCAATAAGGAGAAAAACTCCGGAGATACGCCAAGGCGCCTCGGCAATGAATTCCTGTTCCAGGAGCTTGCCACAAAGAACATTGAGGAATTCGAGAAAAATGAAGTTAAAAAAATTGTAACGATCGACCCTCATGCCTATAACATTTTCAAAAACGAGTATCCGGATTTCGGGCTTGAGGCAGAGGTATATCACCATACAGAGCTGCTTGCCGAGCTGGTGAAAGAGGGCAGGCTGAAGCCGCAATTTGATGTGAATGAAACGATCACCTTCCATGATTCCTGTTACCTCGGCCGCTATAACGAGGTGTATGATCCGCCGCGCGAAATCCTTAAGTCCATTCCTGGCGTGAAGCTGGTGGAGATGGAAAGAAACCGGGAGACAGGCATGTGCTGTGGAGCCGGCGGCGGACTTATGTGGATGGAAGAAGAAACAGGACACCGCGTCAACGTTGCCCGCACAGAGCAGGCACTGGCTGTCAATCCTTCAGTCATTTCTTCCGGCTGCCCGTACTGCCTGACCATGCTGTCAGATGGCACGAAGGCTAAAGAAGCGGAAGAAACAGTCCAAACCTATGATGTGGCAGAGCTGCTTGAAAAAGCCGTGATCGGCGAGCCGCAGACTCTTGTATCCTGA
- the cls gene encoding cardiolipin synthase, whose protein sequence is MALGRRKQLSKVQRKNYPVRQSRIDLITAGPDLFEKLFLDIKHAKKHIHILFYIVKNDKISGEFLSLLKKKAEEGVEVRLLLDWVGSLRVKRKLITGLKEAGVRFAFCHVPKLPYLFYSSQSRNHRKITVIDGSIGYLGGYNIGKEYVNLDSKLCPWRDYHLRMTGEGVNDLQSEFLCDWRDASGTDLLRDAAYFPRLPQEGLRHQHIPSEAGYLEETFLAIIRNSRRKIIIGTPYFIPSPALFQELRRALDRGVRLSIIVPSKTDHPLVKEASYPYLRVLLKEGARIYQYMNGFYHAKILLSDDTVCDIGTANFDKRSLYLNHELNCYIYDKAFIQKAEKVLEQDMKDSKLLMLKNISGFNAIRWLREGVAKSVSYFL, encoded by the coding sequence ATGGCGCTCGGCCGGCGGAAGCAGCTGTCAAAGGTCCAGAGAAAAAACTATCCGGTCAGGCAGAGCAGGATCGATTTGATCACGGCCGGCCCGGACTTATTCGAGAAGCTGTTCCTTGATATCAAACATGCTAAAAAGCATATCCATATTTTATTTTATATTGTAAAAAATGATAAAATCTCAGGCGAGTTCCTTTCCCTTCTGAAGAAAAAGGCCGAGGAAGGCGTCGAGGTCCGGCTGCTGCTTGATTGGGTAGGCAGCCTGCGTGTAAAAAGGAAGCTGATCACCGGCCTGAAGGAAGCCGGGGTCCGTTTTGCTTTCTGTCATGTACCGAAGCTCCCCTACCTGTTCTATTCCTCCCAATCGAGGAACCACCGGAAAATAACCGTCATTGATGGGAGTATCGGCTATTTGGGCGGGTATAACATTGGCAAGGAATACGTCAACCTGGATTCGAAGCTGTGTCCATGGCGGGATTATCACCTCAGGATGACAGGAGAAGGCGTCAATGATCTTCAAAGCGAATTTCTTTGTGATTGGCGGGATGCATCCGGAACAGACCTGCTCAGGGATGCGGCCTATTTTCCAAGACTTCCACAGGAAGGCCTCCGGCACCAGCATATCCCATCAGAGGCCGGCTATCTGGAAGAAACCTTCCTCGCCATTATCCGGAATTCCAGGAGGAAGATCATCATCGGCACTCCGTACTTCATCCCGAGCCCCGCTCTTTTCCAGGAGCTGCGGCGGGCATTGGACAGAGGCGTAAGGCTGAGCATTATCGTCCCTTCAAAAACAGACCATCCCCTTGTAAAGGAAGCTTCCTATCCTTATCTCAGGGTGCTGCTGAAGGAAGGGGCACGGATCTACCAATACATGAACGGCTTCTACCACGCGAAGATCCTTCTTTCGGATGATACAGTATGCGATATCGGGACGGCCAATTTTGATAAAAGAAGCTTGTATTTAAACCATGAACTCAACTGTTATATATATGACAAAGCATTCATCCAGAAAGCTGAGAAAGTCCTTGAGCAGGATATGAAGGACTCAAAACTGCTTATGCTCAAAAATATTTCGGGCTTTAATGCAATCCGGTGGCTGCGGGAAGGAGTGGCGAAATCTGTTTCGTACTTTCTCTGA
- the uvsE gene encoding UV DNA damage repair endonuclease UvsE, translated as MKIRFGYVSQAVSLWEASPARTLTFTRYKQMTKEEGMQKLLAATAENLRSTRRMLYYNLAHDIELYRFSSSIAPLATHPEVMWDFVAPFRDEWQELGRLVKDNGLRVSFHPNQFTLFTSPRSEVTANAVIDMEYHYRMLEAMGLENQALINIHIGGAYGDKETSIERFYQNLKTLPAHIKAVMTLENDDKTYNAEETLAACQREQIPLIFDYHHHMANLSERPLEDMLPDIFRTWDHFGMKPKIHVSSPKSEKAFRSHADYVDAEFLKPLLDHLHAIGEDVDFMIEAKMKDKALLKLVEDISRIRGVKRISGGAVEWK; from the coding sequence ATGAAAATACGATTCGGCTATGTGTCCCAGGCGGTAAGCCTATGGGAGGCATCCCCTGCGAGAACACTGACATTTACGAGATACAAGCAGATGACAAAGGAAGAAGGCATGCAGAAGCTGCTGGCTGCAACTGCAGAGAATCTGCGGAGCACGAGAAGGATGCTTTATTATAACCTCGCCCACGATATAGAATTGTACCGGTTCTCTAGCTCTATCGCCCCCCTTGCCACCCATCCGGAGGTCATGTGGGATTTTGTCGCCCCCTTCCGCGATGAATGGCAGGAGCTCGGCAGACTGGTAAAGGACAATGGCCTGCGGGTCAGCTTCCATCCGAACCAGTTCACCCTTTTTACCTCTCCCCGCAGCGAAGTCACAGCAAATGCGGTAATTGATATGGAATACCATTACCGCATGCTCGAGGCAATGGGACTTGAAAACCAGGCGCTGATCAATATCCATATCGGCGGAGCCTATGGCGATAAAGAGACATCCATTGAACGTTTTTACCAGAACTTGAAGACCCTTCCTGCACATATAAAAGCGGTTATGACCCTTGAAAATGACGATAAAACCTATAACGCCGAAGAAACGCTCGCCGCCTGCCAGCGGGAGCAGATACCGCTGATCTTCGATTATCACCATCATATGGCGAACTTGAGCGAAAGGCCGCTTGAGGATATGCTCCCGGATATTTTCCGGACCTGGGATCATTTCGGCATGAAGCCGAAGATCCATGTGTCTTCTCCTAAATCGGAAAAAGCCTTCAGGTCGCATGCTGACTATGTGGACGCCGAATTCCTGAAGCCTCTGCTGGATCACCTTCATGCGATCGGCGAGGATGTGGATTTTATGATAGAAGCAAAGATGAAGGACAAAGCTTTATTGAAGCTTGTTGAGGATATCAGCCGGATCCGCGGCGTGAAGCGGATCAGCGGCGGGGCGGTTGAGTGGAAATAG
- the argS gene encoding arginine--tRNA ligase produces MNIVEQVQSNLKEEIKQAVIKAGLAAEEQIPDVILETPKEKAHGDYSTNMAMQLARIAKKAPRMIAEQLIENFDSSKASIEKIEIAGPGFINFYMNNSYLTNLIPTVLDAGAQYGETNTGNGQKVQIEFVSANPTGDLHLGHARGAAVGDSLSSILAKAGYDVSREYYINDAGNQINNLALSVEARYFQALGMEKEMPADGYHGADIIGIGQRLADEFGDKYVNADEKERFDAFREYGLKYEMEKLKKDLEDFRVPFDVWYSETSLYQNGKIDDALKALKENGHVYEEEGATWFRSTEFGDDKDRVLIKNDGSYTYLTPDIAYHKDKLERGFEKLINVWGADHHGYIPRMKAAIQALGYGKDALEVEIIQLVHLYKNGEKMKMSKRTGKAVTMRDLVDEVGLDAVRYFFAMRSADTHMDFDLDLAVSQSNDNPVYYAQYAHARISSILRQGEEQGMALSADADFSLISAEKEIDLLKKLGEFPQAVAEAAEKRMPHRITNYIFELASAFHSFYNAEKVLDSDNPEKTKARLGLIKAVQTALRNALKLIGVSAPEKM; encoded by the coding sequence ATGAATATAGTCGAACAAGTGCAAAGCAATCTGAAAGAGGAAATCAAGCAGGCGGTCATTAAAGCAGGCCTTGCTGCAGAAGAGCAGATCCCGGATGTAATCCTGGAAACGCCTAAAGAGAAGGCGCATGGCGATTATTCTACCAATATGGCGATGCAGCTTGCACGTATAGCCAAAAAGGCGCCGCGCATGATTGCCGAGCAGCTGATCGAGAATTTTGACAGCAGCAAAGCATCCATTGAAAAAATTGAAATCGCAGGGCCGGGCTTCATCAATTTTTACATGAACAACAGCTACCTGACGAACCTGATCCCGACCGTCCTTGACGCCGGAGCTCAGTACGGAGAAACGAATACAGGCAATGGCCAAAAGGTGCAGATTGAGTTTGTTTCTGCCAACCCGACAGGCGACCTTCACCTGGGACATGCCCGCGGTGCAGCAGTCGGCGATTCCCTGAGCAGCATCCTGGCCAAAGCAGGCTATGATGTATCCCGCGAATATTATATCAATGATGCCGGAAACCAGATCAATAATCTGGCATTGTCAGTTGAGGCCCGTTATTTCCAGGCGCTTGGCATGGAAAAAGAAATGCCGGCCGACGGCTATCATGGGGCAGACATTATCGGCATCGGCCAAAGGCTTGCCGATGAATTTGGCGACAAATATGTGAATGCCGATGAAAAGGAACGCTTCGATGCATTCCGCGAATACGGCCTTAAATACGAAATGGAAAAGCTGAAAAAGGATTTGGAAGATTTCCGCGTACCTTTTGATGTGTGGTACTCTGAAACTTCCCTTTACCAGAACGGCAAGATTGACGATGCCTTGAAAGCACTCAAAGAGAACGGACATGTATATGAAGAAGAAGGCGCAACCTGGTTCCGCTCAACCGAATTCGGCGATGATAAAGACCGCGTGCTTATCAAGAATGACGGATCTTACACGTATCTGACGCCTGATATCGCCTACCATAAAGACAAGCTTGAGCGCGGCTTCGAAAAGCTTATCAATGTCTGGGGCGCCGATCACCACGGCTATATCCCGCGTATGAAGGCTGCCATCCAGGCGCTTGGCTATGGCAAGGATGCCCTTGAAGTCGAAATCATCCAGCTCGTACACCTGTACAAGAACGGTGAAAAGATGAAGATGAGTAAACGGACAGGAAAAGCTGTTACCATGCGTGACCTTGTGGACGAGGTTGGACTCGATGCAGTCCGCTATTTCTTCGCAATGAGAAGTGCTGACACTCATATGGATTTTGACCTTGATCTGGCTGTGTCCCAATCCAATGATAATCCTGTTTATTATGCGCAGTACGCACATGCGCGCATCTCGAGCATCCTCCGCCAGGGTGAAGAGCAGGGGATGGCATTAAGTGCCGATGCTGATTTCTCCCTCATTTCTGCTGAAAAGGAAATCGACCTGCTGAAGAAGCTTGGTGAATTCCCACAGGCAGTTGCAGAGGCTGCAGAAAAGCGTATGCCGCACCGCATCACAAACTATATTTTCGAGCTCGCATCTGCCTTCCACAGCTTCTACAATGCCGAAAAAGTGCTTGATAGCGACAATCCTGAAAAAACAAAAGCCCGTCTCGGCCTGATCAAGGCTGTACAAACAGCATTAAGAAACGCACTTAAATTAATTGGTGTATCCGCACCTGAAAAAATGTAA
- a CDS encoding YwiB family protein, whose amino-acid sequence MCPLSNSPAEQTPVKIKVKTDIRSGGSKETFELTAFGRYYKKNGSRFLQYDEENEAGTVKTIVKMAEGEALILRSGAVKMRLPFRMNKKMRGSYEMPFGTMEMLTLTKGLSQSFDDGSGTGAFDLLYEMKMQGSQAGTYHLAITFEEEEK is encoded by the coding sequence GTGTGCCCGTTGTCCAATAGCCCAGCGGAACAGACACCTGTTAAAATAAAAGTAAAAACCGATATTCGCAGCGGAGGCAGCAAAGAAACTTTTGAATTGACTGCGTTTGGCCGATACTATAAAAAAAACGGCTCCCGCTTTCTTCAATATGATGAAGAAAATGAAGCGGGGACAGTTAAAACGATTGTAAAAATGGCAGAGGGAGAAGCCCTGATCCTCCGTTCAGGAGCAGTGAAAATGAGGCTGCCCTTCCGGATGAACAAAAAGATGAGGGGAAGCTATGAAATGCCCTTCGGCACCATGGAAATGCTGACTCTGACCAAAGGGCTCTCACAGTCCTTTGACGACGGCAGCGGAACAGGGGCCTTTGACCTTCTATATGAAATGAAAATGCAGGGATCACAGGCAGGTACATATCATTTGGCGATTACGTTTGAGGAGGAAGAAAAATGA
- the speB gene encoding agmatinase, translating into MVRFDEAYSGNVFIGSHPNFMESQAVLYGMPMDWTVSYRPGSRFGPTRIREVSIGLEEYSAYLDRELAEVKYYDAGDIPLPFGNPQKSLDLIEEFVDKLLAAGKFPLGMGGEHLVSLPVFKAMYKKYPDLAIIHMDAHTDLRENYEGEPLSHSTPIRKAADLIGPQNIFSFGIRSGMKEEFEWAKKVGMHISKFDVHQPLKEILPKLAGRPVYVTIDIDVLDPAHAPGTGTVDAGGITSKELLASIHEIASSNVKVVGADLVEVAPIYDPSEQTANTASKLIREMILGWVK; encoded by the coding sequence TTGGTTAGATTTGATGAAGCTTATTCAGGAAATGTATTCATCGGGAGCCATCCGAATTTTATGGAAAGCCAGGCGGTCCTTTACGGAATGCCGATGGACTGGACAGTCAGCTACCGCCCGGGATCACGCTTCGGCCCGACCCGCATCAGGGAAGTTTCAATCGGACTTGAAGAATACAGCGCGTATCTTGACCGCGAGCTTGCGGAGGTTAAATATTACGATGCCGGCGATATTCCGCTTCCTTTCGGGAATCCGCAGAAAAGCCTTGATCTGATCGAGGAGTTTGTCGATAAGCTATTGGCTGCCGGCAAGTTCCCGCTTGGCATGGGCGGGGAGCATCTTGTTTCATTGCCGGTTTTCAAGGCGATGTATAAGAAATACCCGGATCTTGCCATCATCCATATGGACGCCCATACAGATCTGCGCGAGAACTATGAAGGGGAGCCTTTATCCCACTCAACGCCGATCCGCAAGGCCGCAGACCTGATCGGCCCTCAGAATATCTTCTCCTTCGGCATCCGCTCAGGAATGAAGGAAGAATTCGAATGGGCAAAAAAAGTCGGAATGCACATTTCAAAATTCGATGTGCACCAGCCGCTCAAGGAAATCCTTCCTAAGCTGGCAGGCCGCCCGGTATACGTTACCATCGACATCGACGTCCTTGACCCGGCACACGCACCAGGCACAGGCACAGTCGACGCCGGCGGAATCACATCCAAGGAGCTCCTGGCGTCCATCCACGAAATCGCCAGCTCAAACGTAAAAGTCGTCGGAGCCGACCTCGTGGAAGTAGCACCAATCTACGACCCGTCAGAACAAACAGCCAACACAGCCAGCAAGTTAATTCGTGAGATGATTCTTGGCTGGGTGAAATAG
- the speE gene encoding spermidine synthase, whose protein sequence is MGLWFTEKQTENFGITMKVKQTLHTEQTDFQKLDMVETEEWGNMLLLDDMVMTSIKDEFVYHEMVAHVPLFTHPNPENVLVVGGGDGGVIREVLKHPSVKKATLVEIDGKVIEYSKKYLPEIAGMLDDERVEVKVDDGFMHIANSENEYDVIMVDSTEPVGPAVNLFTKGFYAGISKALKEDGIFVAQSDNPWFKADLIRTVQKDVKEIFPITSLYVANIPTYPSGLWAFTIGSKKHNPLEVSEERFHEIDTKYYTKELHKAAFVLPKFVQDLVK, encoded by the coding sequence ATGGGACTTTGGTTTACAGAGAAACAGACAGAGAACTTTGGCATCACAATGAAAGTGAAGCAGACTTTACATACAGAGCAAACTGATTTTCAAAAGCTTGATATGGTAGAGACAGAAGAATGGGGCAATATGCTCCTCTTGGATGATATGGTCATGACATCCATCAAGGATGAGTTCGTTTACCATGAAATGGTGGCCCATGTGCCGTTATTCACGCATCCGAACCCTGAGAACGTTCTTGTAGTGGGCGGCGGCGACGGCGGCGTTATCCGCGAAGTGCTGAAGCACCCAAGCGTTAAGAAAGCAACACTGGTTGAAATCGATGGGAAGGTAATTGAGTACAGCAAGAAGTATCTTCCTGAAATCGCAGGCATGCTTGACGATGAAAGAGTAGAAGTGAAGGTTGACGACGGCTTCATGCATATCGCCAACAGCGAGAATGAATATGACGTCATCATGGTAGATTCCACTGAGCCGGTCGGGCCAGCTGTGAACCTGTTCACGAAAGGCTTCTATGCCGGCATTTCCAAGGCTTTGAAGGAAGACGGCATCTTTGTTGCGCAGTCTGACAACCCTTGGTTCAAGGCAGACCTGATCCGCACCGTCCAGAAGGATGTAAAAGAAATCTTCCCGATCACAAGCTTATATGTGGCCAACATCCCGACATACCCAAGCGGACTGTGGGCATTTACAATTGGAAGCAAGAAGCACAATCCGCTTGAAGTAAGCGAAGAGCGCTTCCACGAAATCGACACAAAGTACTATACAAAAGAACTGCACAAAGCAGCGTTTGTGCTGCCTAAGTTTGTGCAGGATCTTGTAAAATAA